A stretch of DNA from Gymnodinialimonas sp. 57CJ19:
AAAGCCCCTGCCGGGATCAGGATTGGCTTTGGGCTATCGTCATGCACCGCGAATTTCATTGTCTCGCGCACAACCATGCGCAGGGCCTGCCAGCCGTGATCCTTGGTCCACAAAATATCACTGGGGCGCAATAATTCGATCGGGATATCGCCGCGCTGGGTGGTTATGGGCGTGCCCGCAACAAAGGACACGGGCCCGACAGAGAAGGTGAAGTTGGAGGCATTCAGATCCCGCGCGTGGATACCGCATAGCCTGAGCGTATCCCCGTTGTCGAAGGTAATTGTCGGATCGTCGCCGCCCGATATCCGCGTGACGACTTCTTCGAAGCTGCCAATCTCGGCCATGTCGAAGGCGACGATATCGTGGGGCTGAAACGTTTTGATCTCATCGCTGCCATGCCCGTCGCGCACCGTATAAGTCTGCCTCAGGGACGTGGT
This window harbors:
- a CDS encoding Hint domain-containing protein; the protein is MTISGDESPTAPLLAQKPSETTSLRQTYTVRDGHGSDEIKTFQPHDIVAFDMAEIGSFEEVVTRISGGDDPTITFDNGDTLRLCGIHARDLNASNFTFSVGPVSFVAGTPITTQRGDIPIELLRPSDILWTKDHGWQALRMVVRETMKFAVHDDSPKPILIPAGALGVNQPKQDIMVSGQLRVLRSIGQHGDEVLVPAVNLIGRNGIRRMRGKKREEYLNVVMERHSIIQVAGCWVESLLATSRSLPKQTAAARRMLEHAAEMTPTRRIERHGARPRNLRTG